The following proteins come from a genomic window of Brevibacillus antibioticus:
- a CDS encoding 4-hydroxyproline epimerase: protein MKATRVFTTIDTHTGGNPTRTVISGLPKLTGATMGEKMLEMKAEYDWIRTFLMYEPRGHDVMSGALIVDPCHPDADVGVIYIETGGYLPMCGHDTIGLCTALVETGMIPVTEPVTNLTLDTPAGLVEVDIQVEGGKAKEVSFVNIPAFLYQKDVTVEVEGIGEVTCDIAYGGNFYAITDARKLHLELTPAHASTIVDTAVAIRKAMNQAMEIVHPEKPFIRGLTHVEFYTAPDIPGADVKNTVVVPPGGIDRSPCGTGTSAKLATLFAKGEIGIDEPFVHESIVGSLFTGRVLQVTEEGGLPAVITRIAGSAWLMGKHTIFYNPEDELANGFLLIPAATDH, encoded by the coding sequence ATGAAAGCAACGAGGGTGTTTACCACCATTGACACGCATACCGGGGGAAACCCTACCCGCACGGTAATCAGTGGTCTGCCAAAGCTTACCGGAGCCACGATGGGAGAAAAAATGCTCGAGATGAAGGCCGAGTACGACTGGATTCGCACGTTTTTGATGTATGAGCCGCGTGGGCATGATGTGATGTCCGGCGCCTTGATCGTTGATCCATGTCACCCGGATGCAGATGTAGGAGTGATCTATATCGAGACAGGCGGATACTTGCCGATGTGCGGTCACGATACGATCGGTCTATGTACCGCGCTGGTGGAGACAGGCATGATACCTGTGACTGAGCCTGTGACAAATCTTACGCTCGATACGCCAGCAGGATTGGTCGAGGTAGATATACAGGTAGAGGGAGGGAAAGCCAAGGAAGTATCGTTTGTGAACATTCCAGCCTTCCTCTACCAAAAAGATGTGACGGTAGAAGTAGAAGGGATTGGGGAGGTGACCTGCGATATTGCGTACGGTGGAAACTTTTATGCCATCACAGATGCACGCAAGCTCCATCTCGAACTGACGCCAGCTCATGCATCCACCATTGTCGATACGGCCGTCGCGATTCGAAAAGCGATGAATCAGGCGATGGAGATCGTTCATCCAGAGAAGCCGTTTATTCGCGGACTGACCCATGTGGAGTTCTATACAGCCCCCGACATTCCAGGAGCCGATGTGAAAAATACCGTCGTCGTACCACCTGGCGGAATAGACCGATCGCCATGTGGTACGGGCACTTCCGCCAAGCTGGCGACCTTGTTTGCCAAGGGGGAGATCGGGATAGACGAACCGTTTGTACATGAGAGCATCGTCGGTTCTCTGTTTACAGGAAGAGTACTGCAGGTGACGGAGGAAGGCGGGCTGCCTGCTGTCATCACCCGAATTGCAGGCTCGGCCTGGCTGATGGGCAAGCATACGATTTTTTACAATCCGGAAGACGAGCTGGCGAATGGCTTTTTGCTTATCCCAGCCGCAACTGATCACTAA
- a CDS encoding dihydrodipicolinate synthase family protein, with protein MASFEGVYVAIVTPFTNDYEVDYKRLTELCDWLIQEGVDGLVPSGSLGEYATMTGEERAKVIHTVIAAAKGRVPVVVGSAAPSTRQAVEWVQFSKDAGAAGVMALPPINYKPLENEVFAHYEALNTVGLPIIAYNNPHDYKIDLTPDILGRLAKFENIVAVKEFSGDVRRMQDILAQTDLEVMVGVDDLVMEGGLIGATGWISGVPNALPKEGVELFRLARAGKLSEAQALYRRLLPLFHYDASPQLVQSIKYMMELANFPVGPTRPPRLPLSEEYYAGIKKAFDYAVGAASGR; from the coding sequence ATGGCAAGCTTTGAAGGAGTGTACGTGGCGATTGTCACGCCGTTTACAAACGATTATGAGGTGGATTACAAACGTTTGACGGAATTGTGTGACTGGCTGATTCAGGAGGGTGTAGACGGTCTGGTTCCATCCGGTTCGCTGGGTGAATACGCGACAATGACAGGAGAAGAGCGGGCAAAAGTCATTCATACCGTGATCGCAGCCGCAAAAGGTCGAGTTCCGGTGGTCGTAGGCTCTGCAGCTCCGTCTACCCGTCAAGCAGTGGAATGGGTGCAATTCTCCAAGGATGCGGGAGCAGCAGGTGTGATGGCATTGCCTCCGATTAACTACAAGCCATTGGAAAATGAAGTGTTTGCCCACTACGAGGCACTGAACACTGTCGGGCTACCGATCATTGCCTATAACAATCCGCACGACTACAAAATCGACCTGACACCGGACATTTTGGGAAGACTGGCGAAGTTTGAAAATATCGTCGCCGTGAAAGAATTCTCGGGTGATGTACGCCGCATGCAGGACATTCTCGCACAGACGGACTTGGAAGTCATGGTCGGTGTAGACGATCTCGTCATGGAGGGCGGCTTGATCGGGGCGACAGGCTGGATTTCGGGTGTACCAAATGCGCTGCCAAAAGAAGGAGTGGAGCTATTCCGTCTGGCACGGGCGGGTAAGCTCAGTGAAGCACAAGCGCTTTATCGTCGTTTGTTGCCACTGTTCCACTATGATGCAAGCCCACAGTTGGTACAGTCGATCAAATACATGATGGAGCTGGCGAATTTCCCAGTAGGACCGACTCGTCCGCCGCGTTTACCGCTATCTGAAGAATACTACGCGGGCATTAAAAAGGCGTTTGACTACGCAGTCGGCGCTGCGAGTGGACGATAG